A single window of Leptospira wolffii serovar Khorat str. Khorat-H2 DNA harbors:
- a CDS encoding membrane protein, PF10101 family, which produces MVLLAVIGVLFLIFYLVFPFILNSRIAELSERVRELEKKLEERGQDSKAVSKSSSPQSPAPKIPEKPIQIKEELPKPSKDAPKSPTVPKVSSPAPVPQPTPVIQRSPVWEKWERQIADNWTGILGTVILTMGVGFLGIYAALKMSAFFRFLLVLGIGAALFAASILLVRKDFWKQIGYWVRSGSGAVILFACVGSIAIPGMKWIENEWLGLSIILFGISINLSLAWFASLQRFASLHIVLSLIALGILPLSSLIFGLAVAITVFSLILSYKAKWEYHLLVSVLSFLIFNLLYKGHFSQSDLEVGMGQSRWIGVFSTVTIGITALLVHYRKIYGSEKLEGLPFITHLVSWGSTALGLALYATGSKWNPPILLLSSIAVYFIARTARQKGIRWLYLTDTLVSLGIAFTGILLLGRWEFDSYSISILTSILFLIFFIISVEEKETALKNCGAAFLHLSWFSYLILLFFRKVQGDNLGEVSRTIETLGMVVMAFAAQIYDSLRHRNEKQACDDIYGLTGEFRVSPAGIFIGLFSSAFCFQTLEWKYSEIFLPLYGIGLLYIRQNRNWNGLGIGILPFVLSIHLCIIGRIQNLEALEVLGRDLPLLGFCFFSSFFSKFKTDSGKTAFYSWPGSALFSLHLLVLAYWVTNSFSPFLPGIIWLMLSLFYLELVTLTGEKKEEWALNWKQFLIPSQGVFYLFSLGFVGFFLGAHFLVHLQSESSFGFFKIRFLIQIFAVACFLYWATNKAVPSEENSLWRKILPLFWELIVIFITIIIALEVPNNWLAVSWILWAFLLDTIGLKYQNIISRFRFYSLLFFWYSCIYVAFVSSSTISPSVLWKDQEWLGGLVSIVLQTAYLFRAYFLPPHQGGESEGFPLSVVELAKKMENHFNTAIFYPLFAAVAFFLFWSFDSSLLTLLWMIEIFFVFLIGLALKESHFRYVSLGAMVICLGRLIFWDLAQSSTITRALVFLGVGGILILMNTIYGKYRSKEKENVQ; this is translated from the coding sequence ATGGTATTATTGGCCGTTATTGGTGTATTATTTCTGATTTTCTATCTGGTATTTCCGTTCATTCTTAATTCCAGAATTGCGGAGCTGTCCGAAAGAGTCAGGGAACTAGAAAAAAAATTGGAAGAGCGAGGGCAAGATTCGAAGGCGGTCTCCAAATCGTCTTCTCCCCAAAGCCCAGCTCCGAAGATTCCCGAAAAACCGATACAGATTAAGGAAGAACTTCCTAAACCGAGCAAAGACGCGCCGAAGTCCCCCACGGTTCCGAAAGTTTCCTCTCCCGCTCCGGTCCCTCAGCCTACTCCTGTAATCCAAAGATCTCCCGTTTGGGAAAAATGGGAAAGGCAGATCGCCGACAATTGGACGGGAATTCTGGGAACCGTGATCTTAACGATGGGGGTGGGATTTCTAGGTATCTATGCCGCCTTAAAGATGTCTGCATTCTTCCGGTTCCTTCTTGTGTTGGGAATCGGCGCCGCGTTATTCGCAGCTTCTATTCTTCTCGTCCGAAAAGATTTCTGGAAGCAGATAGGATATTGGGTCAGAAGCGGCTCCGGTGCGGTAATATTGTTCGCATGCGTAGGATCAATTGCGATTCCGGGAATGAAATGGATAGAGAACGAGTGGCTGGGCTTATCGATTATTCTTTTCGGAATCTCGATAAATCTTTCGTTAGCTTGGTTCGCTTCCCTCCAAAGATTCGCAAGTCTGCATATCGTTCTTAGTTTGATCGCATTGGGAATTCTTCCCTTGTCCTCTTTGATCTTCGGACTTGCAGTTGCAATCACAGTATTCAGTTTAATTCTTTCTTATAAAGCAAAATGGGAATACCATCTTTTGGTTTCCGTTCTGTCTTTCCTAATCTTCAATCTTCTCTACAAAGGGCATTTTTCCCAGAGCGATCTCGAAGTTGGAATGGGACAATCCAGATGGATCGGCGTATTTTCCACGGTTACGATAGGAATCACCGCATTACTCGTTCACTACAGAAAGATCTATGGCTCTGAAAAATTGGAAGGACTACCTTTCATTACCCATTTAGTTTCCTGGGGAAGTACGGCATTGGGCCTGGCTTTATATGCCACAGGATCCAAATGGAATCCGCCCATTCTACTCTTGAGCTCGATCGCGGTTTATTTTATAGCGAGAACTGCCCGCCAAAAAGGAATCCGTTGGCTTTATCTGACGGATACTTTGGTGTCCCTCGGCATAGCGTTTACGGGAATCCTTTTATTAGGACGCTGGGAATTCGACTCTTATTCCATCTCAATCTTAACTAGTATATTATTCCTAATCTTCTTTATCATAAGCGTAGAAGAAAAGGAAACAGCGCTCAAAAATTGCGGAGCGGCGTTTCTACATCTCTCCTGGTTTTCATATTTGATTCTGCTCTTCTTCAGAAAAGTACAAGGAGATAATCTGGGAGAAGTCTCCAGAACGATCGAAACCTTGGGCATGGTCGTAATGGCTTTCGCCGCTCAAATCTACGATTCTCTGCGGCATAGAAACGAGAAGCAAGCCTGCGACGATATCTATGGTCTTACGGGAGAATTTCGCGTCTCTCCGGCGGGAATTTTTATCGGATTATTTTCTTCAGCCTTTTGCTTCCAGACCCTAGAATGGAAATATTCCGAAATCTTCCTGCCACTTTACGGAATCGGCCTACTCTATATTCGCCAAAATAGAAACTGGAACGGACTGGGTATCGGAATTCTACCCTTTGTTCTTTCGATCCATTTATGCATAATCGGTCGGATCCAAAATCTAGAGGCATTGGAAGTGCTGGGAAGGGATTTGCCTCTTCTTGGGTTCTGCTTCTTCTCCTCTTTCTTTTCTAAATTCAAAACCGATTCCGGAAAAACGGCATTTTACTCCTGGCCCGGATCCGCGTTATTTTCTTTGCATTTGCTAGTTCTCGCCTACTGGGTAACGAATTCTTTTTCTCCCTTTCTACCGGGAATCATCTGGTTGATGCTTTCCCTCTTTTATTTGGAACTAGTCACCCTTACCGGAGAAAAAAAGGAAGAATGGGCTCTGAACTGGAAGCAATTTCTGATCCCCTCACAAGGAGTATTCTACTTATTCTCTCTCGGATTCGTAGGATTCTTCTTGGGAGCGCATTTCTTAGTGCATCTGCAATCCGAATCTTCCTTCGGTTTCTTCAAGATTCGATTCTTGATCCAGATATTCGCGGTCGCTTGTTTTCTTTATTGGGCGACCAACAAAGCGGTTCCTTCGGAAGAGAATTCTCTTTGGAGAAAAATTCTGCCCCTCTTTTGGGAATTAATCGTTATCTTCATTACGATCATCATCGCCTTGGAAGTTCCGAACAATTGGCTGGCGGTTTCCTGGATTCTTTGGGCTTTCTTATTGGATACAATCGGTTTAAAATATCAGAATATAATTTCCAGATTTAGATTCTACTCGCTACTCTTCTTCTGGTATTCCTGTATCTATGTGGCGTTCGTATCCAGCTCCACAATCTCACCATCCGTCCTCTGGAAAGACCAGGAATGGTTGGGAGGTCTCGTTTCCATAGTATTACAGACGGCTTATCTATTCCGCGCCTATTTTCTACCTCCTCACCAAGGAGGAGAATCGGAAGGTTTTCCCCTATCGGTAGTGGAGCTTGCGAAAAAGATGGAGAATCATTTTAATACCGCAATTTTCTATCCGTTATTCGCAGCGGTCGCATTCTTTTTATTTTGGAGTTTCGATTCTTCTCTTCTTACATTGCTCTGGATGATCGAAATCTTCTTCGTATTCCTGATCGGACTCGCGTTAAAAGAGAGTCATTTCCGTTACGTTTCCTTGGGGGCGATGGTAATTTGTCTGGGTCGTCTGATTTTTTGGGATCTCGCGCAATCTTCCACGATTACGAGAGCACTCGTATTTTTAGGAGTGGGTGGAATTCTGATTTTGATGAATACTATTTACGGAAAATATAGAAGTAAGGAGAAAGAGAATGTTCAGTAA